From Candidatus Gastranaerophilales bacterium, one genomic window encodes:
- the hisB gene encoding imidazoleglycerol-phosphate dehydratase HisB produces the protein MRYSAKERNTLETRVKVEINLDGKGEKNISTGIRFFDHMLEQLAAHSGFDIKIDVQSLDSDPHHIVEDVAITIGSAFLEALGDKRGINRYGEKTIPMDEALAQCVIDLSGRIFSKVDADFKEEKTSDFEIILVPHFFQSFAQSSLSTIHINVLDGVDPHHKVEAIFKSFARAIKVATTIDVAKKDVIPSTKGVL, from the coding sequence ATGAGATATAGTGCTAAAGAGCGTAATACCTTAGAAACAAGGGTTAAAGTCGAGATTAATCTTGACGGAAAAGGTGAAAAAAATATTTCGACGGGGATTAGGTTTTTTGACCATATGTTGGAGCAGCTTGCGGCACATTCGGGATTTGATATTAAAATTGACGTACAGTCACTTGATTCTGACCCCCATCACATAGTGGAAGATGTTGCTATTACAATAGGTTCAGCTTTTCTTGAAGCTCTGGGTGATAAAAGGGGAATCAATCGCTATGGTGAAAAAACTATTCCGATGGATGAGGCTTTAGCTCAATGTGTGATTGATTTATCGGGTAGGATTTTTTCTAAAGTAGATGCAGACTTTAAAGAGGAAAAAACATCAGATTTTGAGATTATTTTGGTTCCTCATTTCTTTCAAAGCTTTGCACAATCAAGCCTTTCAACTATACATATCAATGTGTTAGACGGTGTTGACCCTCATCACAAGGTTGAAGCTATATTCAAATCATTTGCAAGAGCAATAAAAGTAGCGACAACAATTGATGTAGCAAAAAAAGACGTGATACCTTCAACAAAAGGCGTTTTGTAA
- a CDS encoding alpha-amylase family glycosyl hydrolase yields MNIVNGSSFNHNKKNEVSFGGQKKFVDNYGAVQQKFFLPYDTDKYSAKLELYRVAKDKNGDYSLASKEPIAFSLNEKGEAPNVAPDKLFGDKTEAFAYRYVLTDKNDENNKKFAFDPGYVIEDKRIEHSDDAAKLNVVLNNGAVINRPGKMQLVMLDQYNPGYTREKDGKISYSEALRANALASTRTHTNKLGGNFAGLIQKLDKLEKEGYTRIVGMPVTKDTVSSHLYWTQNAYQLAPQLGDMNDYKDLQKEMFKRGINWVSDAALVNEGLEGIHFTDVLKWGKDSPFYNWFKINGLNDGVMAMGVLPKQADYLGYKVVNSPFELGNTSKANKEYDVKKPTYVQFFDTRLADKKQMTDNNLINTYAKNNTDNNYDITAHDDTVYPYSFEVKPEQLKQNIDKYIALNGKDASLQSMDAVKNIMQFDNFKIDQKNEGGFVAWDGNVDIAKLNFSYGTEDVKKYVDSLPKEERKEAMEAMEEGVWAVQDYALSSGKYWTQLTADTTTSYAASLLRGVKEPSAKAYMQKIQDEVKAGNLPKSSIEAMTSPVIRNIINGRYESKTLESNDTVINTLAKKIMDYPLEALPANNDLLAVLTSPYIAKRASNKDELGVSRFDLYQKGNPNLKPKYQQIYDKADSFLANDIASFSIKILKGLGMDLSDGSSPNALGKFVIKDVMDDVTQYALIKSIAPNAPIEFDKNGELDLSKINPADITLGSLGIDMNSPEENADALIDKMSENFAKISDEDKKELTAALKKRLKGADVNSYLLAEALVDRTETGLNWRIDAAKDVAPIDSVRNGTDGAGETFDKAIDFWKAYNKAVTEVNPHSYTAAEITDLEQLFNKNPDGRFSGPWDAEAKFIRDTGITTTANYTYFFSSVPELFNKSAETGETNSKYGNPVETRKNLIEGWSENPGFFYQTPLEGVLHSYTFVGNHDKPRILHSLALDMGLFYSPMTDANDQKIAAEVLGKDDISINYDKVSSPAIAMGKALKDGLAQAAADKSLKNTLNDDIKASLDKAIAEIASGKFKGEKFKPDAFGARPVDKALDNVFEQAKSNGLKINEKDEKIIKDAVFNNVMKPAFEKNYSIYKMMVTLPGDVTDFGGDKIGTTGYETKAKNYYQQNRNTLVWERTDPKNQKYYNEEVAKYEKKMNAILDYRNKPELAPLNDGIPVSLPMDNDTYSVLRYNDKGQAVITAYSLAGLSVNAHDSIKREEVNLDSIRLDGGSENYNHADGDQIKTAKNRAPKEGLAGGLTEGTIFKSTNLADKDRTFVVAKEGGHYVLKAEDGGKITIRPDDYNSLVLYKAE; encoded by the coding sequence GTGAATATAGTTAATGGTTCATCATTCAATCATAACAAGAAAAATGAAGTATCTTTCGGAGGACAAAAGAAGTTCGTCGATAATTATGGAGCAGTGCAACAAAAGTTCTTTCTGCCCTATGATACTGATAAATATAGTGCAAAGCTAGAATTATATAGAGTTGCCAAAGATAAAAATGGCGACTATTCCTTGGCGTCAAAAGAGCCAATTGCTTTTAGCTTGAATGAAAAAGGTGAAGCCCCAAACGTTGCACCTGATAAGTTGTTTGGCGATAAAACCGAAGCTTTTGCATACAGATACGTTTTGACTGATAAAAATGATGAAAACAATAAAAAATTTGCCTTTGACCCCGGATATGTAATAGAGGACAAAAGGATTGAACATTCTGACGATGCGGCAAAATTAAATGTTGTGTTGAACAACGGTGCTGTTATAAATCGCCCGGGGAAAATGCAACTTGTTATGTTAGACCAATATAATCCCGGTTATACACGTGAAAAAGACGGTAAAATTTCATATTCAGAGGCTTTGCGAGCAAATGCTTTGGCTTCTACCAGAACTCATACCAATAAACTTGGCGGAAATTTTGCTGGTTTAATCCAAAAATTAGATAAGCTTGAAAAAGAAGGCTATACAAGAATTGTAGGCATGCCTGTTACTAAAGATACGGTTTCCTCTCACTTGTATTGGACACAAAATGCATATCAACTCGCACCTCAACTTGGTGATATGAATGACTATAAAGACCTTCAAAAAGAAATGTTTAAACGTGGAATAAACTGGGTTTCAGATGCTGCTTTGGTCAACGAAGGATTAGAAGGTATCCATTTTACAGATGTTTTAAAATGGGGAAAAGATTCACCATTTTATAATTGGTTCAAAATAAATGGACTAAATGATGGCGTAATGGCAATGGGTGTTTTGCCAAAACAAGCTGATTACTTAGGCTACAAGGTTGTGAATTCACCTTTTGAGTTGGGTAATACCTCAAAAGCAAACAAAGAATACGACGTGAAGAAACCGACATACGTTCAGTTTTTTGATACCAGATTGGCTGATAAAAAACAAATGACTGACAATAATCTGATTAATACGTACGCAAAAAATAATACAGATAATAACTATGATATAACAGCTCATGACGATACAGTGTATCCATATTCGTTTGAAGTTAAGCCTGAACAATTAAAGCAAAATATAGATAAATATATAGCTTTAAACGGTAAAGATGCCAGTTTGCAAAGCATGGACGCTGTAAAAAACATAATGCAATTTGATAATTTCAAAATCGACCAAAAAAATGAGGGTGGCTTTGTTGCTTGGGACGGAAATGTCGATATTGCAAAATTGAATTTCTCTTATGGTACAGAAGATGTCAAAAAATACGTTGATTCTTTACCAAAAGAAGAACGTAAAGAGGCAATGGAAGCAATGGAAGAAGGCGTTTGGGCTGTTCAAGATTATGCATTGTCATCAGGAAAATATTGGACTCAATTGACAGCAGATACGACGACTTCTTATGCTGCTTCATTGTTGAGAGGCGTAAAGGAGCCGTCAGCAAAAGCATATATGCAAAAAATTCAAGACGAAGTTAAAGCAGGTAATTTGCCGAAATCTTCAATAGAGGCAATGACTTCACCTGTTATAAGAAATATTATAAATGGGAGATACGAATCCAAAACACTTGAGTCAAACGATACTGTAATAAATACTCTAGCCAAAAAAATAATGGATTATCCATTGGAAGCACTTCCTGCAAATAATGATTTGTTGGCAGTTTTGACATCTCCGTATATTGCAAAAAGAGCTTCAAATAAAGATGAGCTCGGCGTTTCAAGATTTGATTTGTATCAAAAAGGAAATCCTAATTTAAAACCGAAATATCAACAAATTTATGATAAAGCAGATAGCTTCTTGGCTAATGATATAGCTTCCTTTTCAATTAAAATATTGAAAGGGTTGGGAATGGATTTGTCAGATGGCAGTTCTCCAAATGCATTAGGTAAGTTTGTTATTAAAGATGTAATGGATGATGTGACACAATATGCTTTGATTAAATCTATAGCACCTAATGCTCCTATTGAATTTGATAAAAACGGCGAGTTGGATTTGTCTAAAATTAACCCTGCGGATATTACATTAGGCTCTTTGGGTATAGATATGAATTCGCCTGAAGAAAATGCTGACGCTTTAATCGATAAAATGAGTGAAAATTTTGCTAAAATTAGTGATGAAGACAAAAAAGAATTAACTGCAGCCTTAAAAAAACGATTAAAAGGTGCAGATGTAAATTCTTATTTGTTAGCAGAAGCATTGGTTGATAGAACAGAAACAGGCTTGAACTGGAGAATTGATGCTGCAAAAGATGTAGCTCCCATTGATTCTGTAAGAAACGGCACTGATGGAGCAGGTGAAACTTTTGACAAAGCTATAGATTTCTGGAAAGCATATAATAAAGCTGTTACAGAGGTTAATCCTCATTCTTATACAGCAGCTGAAATAACTGATTTAGAGCAGTTATTTAACAAAAATCCTGATGGCAGATTCTCAGGACCTTGGGATGCAGAGGCTAAATTTATTCGTGATACAGGCATTACAACAACAGCCAATTATACTTATTTCTTCTCTTCTGTACCTGAGCTGTTTAACAAATCTGCTGAAACTGGTGAAACCAATAGTAAGTATGGAAATCCTGTAGAAACAAGAAAAAATTTGATTGAAGGTTGGAGTGAAAATCCTGGCTTTTTCTATCAAACTCCGCTTGAAGGTGTTCTTCATTCATATACATTTGTAGGAAACCATGATAAACCGAGAATTTTGCACTCATTGGCTTTAGATATGGGATTGTTCTATTCTCCTATGACTGATGCAAATGATCAAAAAATTGCGGCAGAAGTATTGGGCAAAGATGATATTTCTATCAATTATGATAAAGTTTCATCACCAGCAATTGCAATGGGCAAGGCTCTAAAAGACGGATTGGCTCAAGCTGCAGCAGATAAATCTTTGAAAAATACTCTTAACGATGATATTAAAGCTTCTTTAGATAAAGCAATTGCTGAGATTGCTTCAGGAAAATTCAAAGGTGAAAAATTTAAACCTGATGCTTTTGGTGCAAGACCTGTTGATAAAGCTCTTGATAATGTTTTTGAGCAAGCAAAATCCAATGGATTAAAAATAAACGAAAAAGATGAAAAAATTATAAAAGATGCGGTATTTAATAATGTTATGAAACCTGCATTTGAAAAGAACTACAGTATTTACAAGATGATGGTTACACTCCCCGGTGATGTTACGGACTTTGGCGGTGATAAAATCGGAACAACAGGCTACGAAACCAAAGCTAAAAACTATTATCAACAAAATAGAAATACGCTTGTTTGGGAAAGAACCGACCCTAAAAATCAAAAATACTATAATGAAGAAGTTGCAAAATACGAAAAGAAAATGAATGCGATTTTGGATTATAGAAACAAACCCGAATTAGCACCATTGAATGATGGAATTCCTGTTTCATTGCCAATGGACAATGATACGTATTCTGTCTTGAGATACAATGACAAAGGACAGGCTGTAATTACTGCATATTCATTGGCGGGTTTAAGTGTTAATGCACATGATTCGATAAAACGTGAAGAAGTCAATCTTGATTCTATCAGACTTGATGGCGGTTCTGAAAATTACAACCATGCTGATGGAGACCAAATCAAAACTGCAAAGAATAGGGCTCCTAAAGAGGGACTTGCAGGCGGCTTGACAGAAGGCACTATCTTTAAGAGTACAAATTTGGCTGATAAAGACAGAACATTTGTAGTCGCAAAAGAAGGCGGTCACTATGTTCTAAAAGCAGAAGACGGCGGAAAAATCACAATCAGACCTGATGATTACAACTCATTAGTTTTGTATAAAGCTGAATAG
- a CDS encoding aminotransferase class I/II-fold pyridoxal phosphate-dependent enzyme, producing the protein MSIIKLIKNYGKKKRLLFTTPSHNQGIFIPPKCKNLLGEKYFKSDYSEIEGFDNLSAPTGAIKEAQKKAAQIYEAGNSFFLTNGSTSGILASMIATLAQNDSVLIARNCHKSIYSGLVLTGAYPIWLTPQFDKEWGIFKPIKYTDVEKALNENPQIKVFIMTNPSYEGVISNVNKIAEICNEKNVILIVDEAHGALWNFDKTIGTPAIYSKADITIQSLHKTAGAINPAAIMHLSFDSKVPSEKIQKALNLINTTSPSYPLLLDIESTIDFLGSKAGKKQIAKLIDEIVKFKNDLSKQENLHIYYDNNDITKILVKIDGLSGFELSDILFNKYKIEDELANDKSVLFLTGIGTDKKKLTKLKKALAKISKKALKENKIIDDNSNYVNIEPKVVFAPANVYNQDSIEFQKEDAVGKIANELIVNYPPGMPILIPGELVQEAHLPFLKDKDTLKVLN; encoded by the coding sequence ATGAGCATTATAAAATTAATTAAAAATTACGGCAAGAAAAAAAGGTTATTATTTACAACACCATCACATAACCAAGGAATTTTTATCCCCCCTAAATGTAAAAATCTTTTGGGCGAAAAATATTTCAAATCCGACTACTCCGAAATTGAAGGCTTTGACAACCTCTCCGCCCCAACAGGAGCAATAAAAGAAGCACAAAAAAAAGCTGCCCAAATATATGAAGCAGGTAACTCTTTTTTCTTAACAAACGGCTCAACATCAGGTATATTGGCTTCGATGATTGCCACTTTAGCACAAAATGATTCCGTTTTAATTGCAAGAAATTGTCACAAATCTATATACAGCGGGCTCGTTTTAACAGGTGCATACCCAATATGGCTCACGCCACAATTTGACAAAGAATGGGGAATTTTCAAACCGATTAAATACACGGACGTTGAAAAAGCTCTAAACGAAAACCCGCAGATTAAAGTTTTTATAATGACAAATCCAAGCTACGAGGGCGTTATATCTAACGTAAACAAAATCGCTGAAATTTGTAATGAAAAAAATGTAATCTTGATTGTCGACGAGGCCCACGGGGCTTTATGGAATTTTGACAAAACGATAGGAACTCCTGCTATTTATTCTAAAGCTGATATCACAATTCAATCTTTACATAAAACTGCAGGTGCAATCAATCCTGCGGCGATTATGCATTTGAGCTTTGACAGCAAGGTTCCATCTGAAAAAATCCAAAAAGCATTGAATTTGATTAACACAACATCACCCTCATATCCGCTCCTACTAGACATAGAATCTACTATAGACTTTCTTGGTTCGAAAGCAGGTAAAAAACAAATTGCAAAGTTAATCGACGAAATTGTAAAGTTCAAAAATGACTTGTCAAAACAGGAAAATCTGCACATCTACTACGACAACAACGATATAACTAAAATATTAGTCAAAATAGACGGGCTTTCAGGCTTTGAACTTTCTGACATCTTATTTAATAAATACAAAATCGAAGATGAACTTGCAAATGACAAATCCGTTTTATTTTTGACCGGAATAGGAACAGACAAGAAAAAATTAACAAAATTAAAAAAAGCACTGGCTAAAATTAGCAAAAAAGCTCTTAAAGAAAATAAAATAATTGATGACAATTCAAATTATGTAAATATCGAGCCAAAGGTAGTTTTTGCCCCCGCAAATGTTTACAACCAAGACTCAATAGAATTTCAAAAAGAAGATGCTGTGGGAAAAATTGCAAACGAACTTATCGTAAATTATCCCCCAGGAATGCCGATTTTAATCCCGGGAGAATTGGTACAAGAAGCTCATCTTCCTTTTTTAAAAGATAAAGATACACTTAAAGTTTTGAACTAA
- a CDS encoding aminotransferase class I/II-fold pyridoxal phosphate-dependent enzyme, whose translation MIKPKKSIENMQAYEVPLFTKEWNLKIDSNENLYGPSPKVLEAIKNVAPEDICFYPFYGEISQKIADYTGFNIDNIKVTNGADEAIYSVFQTYLDKNDIVLTVTPTFAMPIIYSNILGGKLIEVPYKKKWKFPIDDFLKELTTNDVRIVYLTTPNNPTGEAICQSDMEKILEASKDKVVLIDETYGNYCETSYKNFVHNYDNILLVKSFSKDFALAGLRLGYIISNEKNIADLKKVVSPYSVNNIATIAGCAALSDLDRFEKVKKEIIKSREILAEGFSSIGMKVYPSSANFIYVECGEKADYIAKNLEKDGIKVKHWTNGFLKNALRVTAPQPELAQKVVHKLKKQRVVIFDMDGVLIDAGQSYRLAVKKTFEFFAEKEISFEEIQQAKNLGGLNNDWDLTEYLLQKNAINIEKTKLIEKFQDFYWAEGKGFINNEELLIDKAVLAKLNEMCNFAVFTGRPRQEAFFALKKNGMENLFFPIVTMDDLPIDCQKPKPNGVEIIKNKILANEIFYIGDTVDDMICAESANVYGVGVLPPQDKSDLLKSDLMKKGAKTVLHDVNELINAMEKIYEI comes from the coding sequence ATGATTAAACCGAAAAAATCAATTGAAAATATGCAAGCTTATGAGGTTCCGCTCTTTACTAAGGAGTGGAACCTTAAAATTGATTCAAATGAAAATTTATATGGACCCTCGCCCAAGGTTTTAGAAGCGATAAAGAATGTTGCTCCGGAGGATATTTGTTTCTATCCTTTTTATGGCGAAATATCCCAAAAAATAGCTGATTACACAGGTTTTAATATTGATAATATTAAAGTTACAAACGGTGCTGATGAGGCTATATATTCTGTTTTTCAAACTTATCTCGATAAAAATGATATAGTTTTGACAGTTACTCCAACATTTGCAATGCCTATTATTTATTCAAATATCTTGGGCGGAAAGCTTATAGAAGTTCCTTATAAAAAGAAATGGAAATTTCCGATAGATGATTTTTTGAAAGAATTGACAACTAATGATGTAAGGATTGTCTATTTGACAACGCCTAATAATCCGACAGGAGAGGCGATTTGTCAATCTGATATGGAAAAAATCCTTGAGGCATCTAAAGATAAAGTCGTTTTGATTGATGAAACTTATGGTAATTATTGCGAAACAAGTTACAAGAATTTTGTTCATAATTATGACAATATTTTGCTTGTTAAGTCTTTTTCAAAAGATTTTGCCTTAGCTGGATTAAGACTTGGCTATATTATTTCAAACGAGAAAAACATAGCGGATTTAAAAAAAGTTGTTAGCCCTTATAGTGTCAATAATATTGCTACAATAGCGGGCTGTGCTGCTTTAAGTGATTTGGACAGATTTGAAAAAGTAAAAAAAGAAATTATAAAATCAAGAGAAATATTAGCGGAAGGTTTTTCTTCTATCGGAATGAAAGTCTATCCTTCAAGTGCCAATTTTATATATGTAGAGTGTGGCGAAAAAGCTGATTATATTGCGAAAAATTTGGAAAAAGACGGCATAAAAGTTAAACATTGGACCAATGGCTTTTTGAAAAATGCACTCAGGGTGACTGCTCCACAACCGGAACTCGCTCAAAAAGTTGTTCACAAATTAAAAAAACAACGAGTTGTGATTTTTGATATGGACGGCGTTTTGATTGATGCTGGTCAGTCTTATCGATTGGCTGTTAAAAAAACATTTGAATTTTTTGCAGAAAAAGAAATATCATTTGAAGAAATTCAACAAGCTAAAAATCTTGGCGGTCTTAATAATGATTGGGATTTGACTGAGTATTTGCTTCAAAAAAACGCTATAAATATTGAAAAAACAAAACTCATAGAAAAATTTCAAGATTTTTATTGGGCTGAAGGTAAAGGGTTTATAAACAACGAAGAACTGTTGATTGATAAAGCAGTTTTGGCGAAACTTAATGAAATGTGTAATTTTGCCGTATTTACAGGTCGCCCGAGGCAAGAAGCTTTTTTTGCTCTAAAGAAAAACGGAATGGAAAATTTGTTTTTCCCGATTGTGACAATGGACGACTTGCCTATCGATTGTCAAAAGCCAAAACCTAATGGTGTTGAGATTATAAAAAATAAAATACTTGCCAATGAAATATTTTATATAGGCGATACAGTTGATGATATGATTTGTGCAGAGTCTGCAAATGTCTATGGGGTAGGGGTTTTGCCTCCTCAAGATAAATCTGATTTGTTGAAATCTGACCTTATGAAAAAAGGTGCAAAAACTGTTTTGCACGATGTTAATGAACTAATTAACGCAATGGAGAAAATATATGAGATATAG
- the ligA gene encoding NAD-dependent DNA ligase LigA, with amino-acid sequence MTTENDKLDAKNRIDELKKEIKYHNEAYYKKDTPEITDAQYDALFRELKKLEGLFPDLLTKDSPTQKVGGGISEKLPPVKHKYRLYSLDNSNSYDELSKWYEKVKKEYPQENNTELVAELKIDGLAVALSYEKGELVLGATRGDGAVGENITENIKRVKGIPHKLTRPVDIEVRGEVYMPVSSFNRINEIQRNLGKKEFANPRNAAAGSLRQLDANITEQRDLHFWGYAAVLIDMPEIKSHYETLQLLKDLGFSVNDLNLVSQKGIEPVIEYCEDIGESRKKLDYATDGVVVKVNDLHKQNELGFTARAPKWATAFKFPPEEIWSTVESIEFSVGKTGVVTPVANLTPVQLAGTTVKRASIHNFDEVCRLKVNVGDKVLVKKAAEIIPKIVACDSNREATECTIPQTCPICGTSLVKPEGEVNIYCSNYWGCPAQVKGRIEYWASKDGMDIDGMGESIVEQLYDKGLVKDVSDIYTLTKEQLISLDLIKEKSANNLLASIENSKHRPLSRFLTALSIKLVGKETGDLIAEEFPTLELLKKASLTDLTAIDGVGEKVAKSVIDYFSDDRNQEILQKLEAYGVKPEGTSVQKLSDKFNGKTFVITGTLSKPRSDFEEVIKSQGGKLSSSVSKKTSYVVAGENPGSKFDKATALGIIILNEQEFNELVSG; translated from the coding sequence ATGACAACTGAAAACGACAAGCTTGACGCTAAAAATCGTATAGATGAATTAAAAAAAGAGATAAAATATCACAACGAGGCATATTATAAAAAGGATACGCCGGAAATTACTGACGCACAATATGATGCTTTGTTTCGCGAGTTGAAAAAGCTAGAGGGTCTTTTCCCTGATTTGTTGACAAAAGACAGTCCGACACAAAAAGTCGGTGGAGGTATTTCTGAAAAACTTCCGCCTGTTAAACATAAGTATAGATTGTATAGCTTAGACAATTCAAACAGTTATGACGAGCTTTCTAAATGGTATGAAAAAGTCAAGAAAGAATATCCTCAAGAGAACAATACCGAATTGGTTGCGGAGTTAAAGATTGATGGATTGGCAGTTGCGTTGAGTTATGAAAAAGGCGAGTTAGTTCTTGGGGCGACTCGAGGTGACGGTGCTGTAGGGGAGAATATTACTGAAAATATAAAAAGGGTAAAAGGTATTCCCCACAAGCTTACACGCCCTGTTGATATAGAGGTGAGGGGCGAAGTCTATATGCCCGTATCATCTTTTAATAGAATAAATGAAATTCAGAGGAATTTAGGAAAAAAAGAATTTGCAAATCCTCGGAATGCTGCAGCCGGGTCTTTGAGGCAACTTGACGCAAATATTACAGAACAGAGAGATTTACATTTTTGGGGCTATGCGGCAGTTTTGATAGATATGCCAGAAATAAAATCTCATTACGAAACTTTGCAATTGCTGAAAGATTTAGGATTTAGTGTGAATGATTTGAATTTGGTTTCTCAAAAAGGGATTGAGCCTGTTATAGAGTATTGTGAAGATATCGGCGAATCTCGAAAGAAGCTTGATTACGCAACGGATGGAGTTGTTGTAAAAGTCAATGATTTGCATAAACAAAATGAACTTGGGTTCACTGCAAGGGCTCCAAAGTGGGCTACTGCGTTCAAGTTTCCGCCTGAGGAAATTTGGTCTACTGTTGAAAGTATCGAGTTCTCAGTTGGGAAAACAGGCGTTGTGACTCCTGTTGCTAATTTGACGCCTGTTCAACTTGCCGGAACCACTGTGAAACGTGCGAGTATCCATAATTTTGATGAAGTTTGCAGATTAAAGGTGAATGTCGGAGATAAGGTTTTAGTAAAAAAAGCAGCTGAAATTATACCGAAAATAGTCGCTTGTGACTCCAATCGTGAGGCAACTGAGTGCACAATTCCACAAACTTGTCCTATTTGTGGAACGAGTTTGGTAAAACCTGAAGGCGAAGTTAATATATATTGCTCAAATTATTGGGGTTGCCCTGCTCAGGTAAAAGGCAGAATCGAATATTGGGCGTCAAAAGACGGTATGGATATTGACGGAATGGGCGAATCTATTGTTGAACAGCTTTATGATAAAGGATTGGTCAAAGATGTTTCTGATATTTATACTTTGACAAAAGAACAATTGATTTCTCTGGATTTGATAAAAGAAAAATCAGCAAACAACCTTTTAGCCTCCATTGAAAATAGTAAACATAGACCTTTAAGCAGGTTTTTAACTGCTTTGAGTATAAAACTGGTGGGCAAAGAAACAGGAGATCTTATCGCTGAAGAATTTCCTACGTTGGAATTGCTTAAAAAAGCTTCTCTAACTGATTTGACAGCAATAGATGGTGTTGGCGAAAAAGTTGCAAAAAGTGTAATCGATTATTTTTCTGATGATAGAAATCAAGAAATATTACAAAAACTTGAAGCCTATGGCGTGAAACCTGAGGGAACATCAGTTCAAAAATTGTCTGACAAATTTAATGGTAAAACTTTTGTCATAACAGGTACTCTTTCAAAGCCTCGTTCTGATTTCGAAGAAGTTATAAAATCTCAAGGCGGAAAACTCTCAAGCAGTGTAAGTAAAAAGACTTCGTATGTTGTAGCCGGCGAAAATCCCGGGTCGAAATTTGACAAAGCTACCGCTTTAGGTATTATAATATTAAATGAGCAAGAATTTAATGAGCTCGTAAGTGGTTGA
- a CDS encoding SIMPL domain-containing protein (The SIMPL domain is named for its presence in mouse protein SIMPL (signalling molecule that associates with mouse pelle-like kinase). Bacterial member BP26, from Brucella, was shown to assemble into a channel-like structure, while YggE from E. coli has been associated with resistance to oxidative stress.) has translation MKKLLTTAMLCLFAFCANQYADAANCPPVKNVGVISVSSSATKDVDPNSAEMSFAVETTAKTVADATAKNKVAVSQVVDALKAKLNLQGGDTITTSQFSVQPNYNYGKDDKRTVNSYTVMNSVKIKTKEVKKVGELIDLAVAKGANRMDSLAFRLENEQNLCNDLYPEVMKKAQEQANTVAKSMNMKITGLKSAQTSSSVQYSSNVSFSSMLRANGAEMASVTNTPIEAGKIKVKAAVNAEFTAEKY, from the coding sequence ATGAAAAAATTATTGACTACAGCAATGTTGTGCTTGTTTGCCTTTTGTGCAAATCAATATGCTGACGCAGCTAATTGCCCTCCGGTAAAGAATGTTGGCGTTATATCAGTAAGCAGCTCTGCTACGAAGGATGTTGACCCAAATTCAGCTGAAATGTCTTTTGCTGTTGAAACGACTGCAAAAACAGTAGCAGATGCTACAGCAAAAAATAAAGTGGCAGTATCTCAAGTCGTAGATGCTTTGAAAGCAAAATTGAATCTTCAAGGCGGAGATACTATTACAACCAGCCAATTTTCAGTGCAACCTAATTATAACTACGGAAAAGATGATAAACGTACAGTAAATTCATATACAGTTATGAATTCTGTAAAAATAAAAACAAAAGAGGTTAAAAAAGTAGGTGAGTTAATCGATTTGGCAGTTGCAAAAGGTGCAAACCGTATGGATAGCTTGGCTTTTAGATTAGAAAATGAACAAAATTTATGTAACGATTTGTATCCGGAGGTTATGAAAAAAGCTCAAGAACAAGCAAATACTGTTGCAAAATCAATGAATATGAAAATAACAGGCTTGAAAAGTGCTCAAACAAGTTCAAGTGTTCAATATTCCAGCAATGTTTCTTTTTCTTCAATGTTGAGAGCTAATGGTGCCGAAATGGCTTCTGTTACAAATACTCCGATTGAAGCAGGCAAGATTAAAGTTAAAGCTGCCGTAAACGCTGAGTTTACTGCTGAAAAATACTAA